From Streptomyces sp. NBC_01754, a single genomic window includes:
- a CDS encoding phage holin family protein, which translates to MKNFVVKTIANAGALAVAIWLLQDITLTGHNTGHKVLTLLVVALLFGLVNFLVKPVVKLLTLPLFILTLGLITLVVNALMLMLTSWLAGVLDVNFHVEGFWTAVLGGLIISVVSWALNVVLPDED; encoded by the coding sequence ATGAAGAATTTCGTAGTCAAGACGATCGCCAACGCCGGAGCACTGGCCGTGGCCATCTGGCTGCTCCAGGACATCACCCTCACGGGGCACAACACCGGCCACAAGGTACTCACTCTCCTCGTGGTCGCGCTCCTGTTCGGGCTGGTCAACTTCCTTGTGAAGCCGGTGGTCAAGCTCCTGACCCTCCCGCTGTTCATCCTGACGCTCGGACTGATCACCCTGGTCGTCAACGCCCTGATGCTGATGCTGACCTCGTGGCTGGCGGGCGTTCTCGACGTGAACTTCCACGTCGAGGGCTTCTGGACCGCCGTCCTGGGTGGCCTGATCATCTCGGTCGTCTCCTGGGCGCTCAACGTCGTGCTGCCCGACGAGGACTGA
- a CDS encoding cupin domain-containing protein translates to MKAFRLDELEAERAANDGAYLQFLHERNMSVGLYALDAGALDPQQPHGQDEVYLVMSGRASITVGTETTQVGRGSVVYVPAGTAHKFHHVTEDLRVMVVFSPPEG, encoded by the coding sequence ATGAAGGCATTCCGACTGGACGAGTTGGAGGCGGAGCGTGCCGCCAACGACGGCGCCTATCTGCAGTTCCTCCACGAACGCAACATGTCCGTAGGTCTGTACGCGCTGGACGCCGGCGCACTCGACCCGCAGCAGCCCCACGGCCAGGACGAGGTCTACCTCGTCATGAGCGGCCGGGCGTCGATCACGGTCGGCACGGAGACCACACAGGTCGGAAGGGGGAGCGTCGTGTACGTGCCCGCGGGCACCGCCCACAAGTTCCACCACGTCACCGAGGATCTCCGGGTCATGGTGGTCTTCTCCCCGCCCGAGGGCTGA
- a CDS encoding DUF5326 family protein gives MREIFAGMPWWVKWVAVPLIAIVVFGGLIASVVGFVIGVLFKVLVFVVLVGGLIFVVRKFLSSS, from the coding sequence GTGCGGGAGATTTTCGCGGGGATGCCCTGGTGGGTGAAGTGGGTCGCGGTGCCGCTCATCGCGATCGTCGTGTTCGGCGGGCTGATCGCCAGTGTGGTCGGTTTCGTCATCGGGGTGCTGTTCAAGGTGCTGGTCTTCGTCGTGCTGGTCGGCGGCCTGATCTTCGTCGTACGCAAATTTCTGTCCTCGTCCTGA
- a CDS encoding IclR family transcriptional regulator has product MTTASSPAVPTLIGSVQRALRLMEAVGTHRDGAPAKQLAREAGLPLPTAYHLLRTLTHEGYLRRENGVFLFGAAAEKLVGGRASRPGVIVDSLAQWADLIKAPVYCALYRDGEIELVAVADSPAAPSVREWAAFRETGHAHALGQCLLGQLDERAREDHLDRYPVRPLTRYSVRDRHAFLARLRAMKRMEPVVERQEYALGTVCAAIPITVGPAVAAMAVSLPLEQEERLLAAIEQLRCEVTTFLRSFVFSISI; this is encoded by the coding sequence GTGACCACGGCATCGAGCCCTGCTGTCCCGACGTTGATCGGATCGGTTCAGCGGGCGTTGAGATTGATGGAGGCTGTGGGCACCCATCGGGACGGGGCCCCCGCGAAGCAGCTGGCGCGGGAGGCGGGGCTCCCCCTTCCCACCGCGTACCACCTGCTGCGCACCCTGACCCACGAGGGATACCTCCGCAGGGAGAACGGGGTGTTCCTGTTCGGCGCCGCTGCCGAGAAGCTGGTGGGCGGCCGTGCCTCCCGCCCCGGTGTGATCGTGGACTCGCTCGCCCAGTGGGCCGACCTCATCAAGGCGCCGGTGTACTGCGCCCTCTATCGGGACGGCGAGATCGAACTGGTCGCGGTGGCGGACAGTCCGGCCGCGCCCTCCGTACGCGAGTGGGCCGCTTTCCGCGAGACCGGCCATGCCCACGCGCTCGGACAGTGTCTGCTGGGGCAGCTCGACGAGCGGGCGCGCGAGGATCATCTGGACCGGTATCCGGTGCGGCCGTTGACTCGTTACTCCGTACGGGACCGTCATGCGTTCCTTGCCCGGCTGAGGGCGATGAAGCGCATGGAGCCCGTCGTCGAACGGCAGGAGTACGCACTGGGGACGGTCTGCGCGGCCATTCCGATCACGGTCGGCCCCGCTGTCGCGGCCATGGCGGTTTCACTGCCGCTGGAGCAAGAAGAACGGTTGCTCGCTGCGATCGAACAACTACGCTGCGAAGTAACCACGTTCTTGCGCTCGTTCGTGTTCTCTATCAGTATCTGA
- a CDS encoding SsgA family sporulation/cell division regulator produces MRESVQAEVMMSFLVSEELSFRIPVELRYEVSDPYAIRMTFHLPGDAPVTWAFGRELLLDGLNSPSGDGDVHIAPTEPEGLSDVHIRLQVGADRALFRAGTAPLVAFLDRTDKLVPLGQEHTLGDFDGSLEEALGRILAKEQNAG; encoded by the coding sequence ATGCGCGAGTCGGTTCAAGCAGAGGTCATGATGAGCTTCCTCGTCTCGGAGGAGCTCTCGTTCCGTATTCCGGTGGAGCTCCGGTACGAGGTCAGCGATCCATACGCGATCCGCATGACCTTCCACCTGCCCGGTGACGCCCCCGTCACCTGGGCGTTCGGCCGTGAGTTGCTGCTGGACGGGCTCAACAGCCCGAGCGGCGACGGCGATGTGCACATTGCCCCGACCGAACCCGAGGGTCTCTCGGATGTACACATCAGGCTCCAGGTCGGTGCCGACCGTGCGCTCTTCCGGGCGGGTACGGCTCCTCTTGTGGCATTTCTCGACCGTACGGACAAGTTGGTACCACTGGGACAGGAGCACACTCTGGGTGACTTCGACGGCAGTCTGGAAGAGGCTCTGGGCCGCATCCTGGCCAAGGAGCAGAACGCCGGCTGA
- a CDS encoding YibE/F family protein, with protein MTSPHSAPDPHGPASGSTQSHAHAHTHGHGPAAPVSRHLRKVIAAVLIPFATAVVVGLVALWPGGVPAHERTGVGFDRQTQDGRVVKVVRVDCADVNAGQVPPTGDTSTPSGRQAVAEQTGACKKATVEVTTGKDKGRTFVEVVQPDATRQLKEGQGVVVAYAPDAPRDLQYSVTDIDRSFPMALLAGIFALAVVAVGRLRGLMALIALAVSFAVLTLFILPAILQGSNPLVVAVVGASAIMLIALYTCHGLTARTSVAVLGTLISLLLIGLLGSLFIGWASLSGNTDDNTGLIHGLYPEIDMSGLLLAGVIIGSLGVLDDVTVTQTSAVWELHQADPTMGVRRLYRAGIRIGRDHIASVVNTLVLAYAGAALPLLLLFSIAQSSVGVVANSELVAEEIVRTLVGSIGLVASVPVTTVLAALVVSADRTGLGAEAGAPAPVRTGRGRRRKA; from the coding sequence GTGACGTCCCCACACAGCGCACCCGACCCCCACGGCCCCGCGTCGGGCAGTACACAGAGCCACGCACACGCCCACACGCACGGCCACGGCCCGGCGGCGCCCGTCTCCAGACATCTGCGCAAGGTCATCGCGGCCGTACTCATCCCGTTCGCCACGGCGGTCGTCGTCGGCCTCGTCGCCCTCTGGCCCGGTGGGGTCCCCGCCCACGAACGCACGGGGGTCGGCTTCGACCGGCAGACCCAGGACGGCCGGGTGGTGAAGGTGGTCCGGGTCGACTGCGCCGATGTGAACGCCGGTCAGGTGCCGCCGACCGGCGACACCTCGACGCCGTCCGGACGGCAGGCCGTGGCCGAGCAGACGGGCGCGTGCAAGAAGGCGACGGTCGAGGTGACGACCGGCAAGGACAAGGGCCGTACGTTCGTCGAGGTCGTCCAGCCCGACGCGACACGGCAGCTGAAAGAGGGTCAGGGGGTGGTCGTGGCGTACGCGCCCGACGCGCCCCGCGACCTTCAGTACTCGGTGACGGACATCGACCGCTCGTTCCCGATGGCCCTGCTCGCAGGGATCTTCGCCCTGGCGGTGGTCGCCGTGGGCAGGCTGCGTGGGCTCATGGCGCTGATCGCGCTCGCGGTCTCGTTCGCGGTGCTCACGCTGTTCATCCTGCCGGCGATCCTCCAGGGCTCGAACCCTCTGGTCGTGGCGGTCGTCGGGGCCAGCGCCATCATGCTGATCGCCCTCTACACCTGCCACGGCCTGACGGCCCGTACGTCCGTCGCCGTCCTCGGCACCCTCATCTCACTGCTGCTGATCGGACTGCTGGGCTCCCTCTTCATCGGCTGGGCGAGTCTGAGCGGCAACACCGACGACAACACGGGCCTGATCCACGGGCTGTACCCGGAGATCGACATGAGCGGCCTGTTGCTGGCCGGTGTCATCATCGGATCACTCGGTGTGCTCGACGACGTGACCGTCACCCAGACGTCGGCGGTCTGGGAACTGCACCAGGCGGACCCCACCATGGGCGTGCGGCGGCTCTACAGGGCCGGTATCAGGATCGGCCGGGACCACATCGCCTCGGTCGTCAACACGCTCGTGCTCGCGTACGCGGGCGCGGCACTGCCCCTGCTGCTGCTCTTCTCCATCGCCCAGAGCAGCGTCGGGGTGGTGGCCAACAGCGAACTCGTCGCCGAGGAGATCGTCCGGACGCTCGTCGGGTCGATCGGGCTGGTCGCCTCGGTGCCGGTGACGACGGTGCTCGCGGCGCTGGTGGTCTCCGCGGACCGCACGGGGCTCGGCGCGGAAGCCGGAGCTCCTGCACCCGTACGGACCGGGAGGGGCCGACGCCGCAAGGCGTGA
- the thiC gene encoding phosphomethylpyrimidine synthase ThiC: MTTADARTPASKRNALNTPDAVNVSDDPKTPYAPDAPKVPDARNAPEGGAGKSIGWHKGYLQGSRPDLRVPVRQVHLTNGKDVTLYDTSGPYTDPATATDVRRGLAPLRENWIVARGDTEEYEGRPVRPEDDGVKHTQARTGSPLPGRSRELGEGLRNLDAVFPGRPRLPRRSRDGRPVTQLGYARRGEITPEMEYVAIRENVGPEVVREEIAAGRAVLPANVNHPETEPMIIGKRFLVKVNANIGNSAVTSSIEEEVDKMTWATRWGADTVMDLSTGRNIHTTREWVLRNSPVPIGTVPLYQALEKVDGRAEELTWEVYKDTVIEQAEQGVDYMTVHAGVRLPYVPLTARRKTGIVSRGGSIMAAWCLAHHRESFLYEHFEELCEIFAAYDVTYSLGDGLRPGSIADANDEAQFAELRTLGELNSVAKGFGVQTMIEGPGHVPMHKIKENIDLQQEICEEAPFYTLGPLTTDVAPAYDHITSGIGAAMIAWWGTAMLCYVTPKEHLGLPNRDDVKTGVITYKIAAHAADLAKGHPGAQEWDDALSDARFEFRWEDQFNLALDPDTAREFHDETLPAEPAKTAHFCSMCGPKFCSMKISRSITEQFGGDEGTVSEEEIAEGMLRKSAEFAASGNRVYLPLAD, from the coding sequence ATGACCACAGCGGACGCGCGCACGCCTGCCTCGAAGCGGAATGCGCTGAACACGCCTGATGCGGTGAACGTCTCGGACGACCCGAAGACGCCGTACGCACCGGATGCCCCGAAGGTGCCGGACGCGCGGAACGCTCCGGAGGGCGGGGCCGGGAAGTCCATCGGCTGGCACAAGGGGTACCTCCAGGGCTCGCGCCCGGATCTCCGGGTTCCGGTCCGTCAGGTGCACCTCACCAACGGCAAGGACGTGACGCTGTACGACACGTCGGGGCCGTACACCGACCCCGCCACCGCGACCGATGTCCGCCGGGGGCTCGCGCCCCTGCGGGAGAACTGGATCGTCGCCCGCGGCGACACCGAGGAGTACGAGGGCCGTCCCGTGCGCCCCGAGGACGACGGCGTCAAGCACACCCAGGCGCGTACGGGGTCTCCCCTGCCCGGGCGGAGCCGGGAGCTCGGGGAAGGACTGCGCAACCTCGACGCGGTCTTCCCTGGCCGCCCGCGCCTCCCACGCCGGAGTCGCGACGGCCGGCCGGTCACCCAGCTCGGCTACGCCCGCCGGGGTGAGATCACCCCGGAGATGGAGTACGTCGCGATCCGGGAGAACGTCGGCCCCGAGGTCGTACGCGAGGAGATCGCGGCGGGTCGGGCGGTGCTGCCGGCCAACGTCAACCACCCGGAGACCGAGCCGATGATCATCGGCAAGCGCTTCCTGGTGAAGGTCAACGCCAACATCGGCAATTCCGCGGTCACCTCCTCCATCGAGGAGGAGGTGGACAAGATGACCTGGGCGACCCGGTGGGGCGCCGACACGGTCATGGACCTTTCCACCGGCCGCAACATCCACACCACCCGCGAGTGGGTGCTGCGCAACTCACCTGTGCCCATCGGGACCGTCCCGCTCTACCAGGCCCTGGAGAAGGTCGACGGCCGGGCCGAGGAGCTGACCTGGGAGGTGTACAAGGACACCGTGATCGAACAGGCGGAGCAGGGTGTCGACTACATGACGGTGCACGCCGGTGTGCGCCTCCCGTACGTGCCGCTGACCGCCCGGCGCAAGACGGGCATCGTCTCCCGCGGCGGTTCGATCATGGCGGCCTGGTGCCTCGCACACCACAGGGAGTCGTTCCTGTACGAGCACTTCGAGGAACTGTGCGAGATCTTCGCGGCCTACGACGTGACGTACTCCCTCGGCGACGGCCTGCGCCCCGGCTCCATCGCCGACGCCAACGACGAGGCGCAGTTCGCTGAGTTGCGGACGCTGGGCGAGCTGAACTCCGTCGCCAAGGGATTCGGTGTGCAGACGATGATCGAGGGCCCGGGGCACGTCCCGATGCACAAGATCAAGGAGAACATCGACCTCCAGCAGGAGATCTGCGAAGAGGCGCCGTTCTACACGCTCGGCCCGCTGACGACCGATGTGGCGCCGGCCTACGACCACATCACCTCCGGCATCGGGGCGGCGATGATCGCCTGGTGGGGGACGGCGATGCTCTGCTACGTCACCCCCAAGGAGCACCTGGGGCTGCCGAACCGGGACGATGTGAAGACGGGGGTCATCACGTACAAGATCGCGGCCCACGCGGCGGACCTCGCCAAGGGGCATCCGGGGGCGCAGGAGTGGGACGACGCGCTGTCGGACGCGCGGTTCGAGTTCCGCTGGGAGGACCAGTTCAACCTGGCGCTCGACCCGGACACCGCGCGGGAGTTCCACGACGAGACGCTGCCGGCCGAGCCCGCCAAGACGGCGCACTTCTGCTCGATGTGCGGGCCGAAGTTCTGCTCGATGAAGATCAGCAGGAGTATCACCGAGCAGTTCGGCGGTGACGAGGGGACGGTGTCCGAGGAGGAGATCGCCGAGGGGATGCTCCGGAAGTCGGCGGAGTTCGCGGCCTCGGGCAATCGGGTCTACCTCCCGCTCGCCGACTGA
- a CDS encoding metallophosphoesterase — translation MVEGSMTQGAGQEPVVRTATLRDFRVPPYAQAPMPPPSPHPGGGPLGAGPPDGYTPTERDIPVIRRGDIAQARAAQDPRQGGAPARGPLYVVGDVHGYLDELLAALREQGLIDADGRWSAGNTRLWFLGDFTDRGPDGIGVIDLVMRLSAEAAAAGGYCKALMGNHELLLIGAKRFGDTPVNSGAGTATFQAAWLLNGGQKTDMERLQDVHLQWMSRLDAVVEEDGHLLMHSDTTAYLDYGSTIEDVNEAVHGILTRLDADECWELFRKLTKRFAFRDEGGAQAVRALLSTYGGQRVVHGHSPIPYLLGEVGSEDGEDRTRTVVDGPHVYADGLAVAMDGGVTMAGKLLVVQLPLHD, via the coding sequence GTGGTGGAGGGGTCGATGACTCAGGGGGCCGGTCAGGAACCCGTGGTGCGGACAGCGACGTTGCGCGACTTCCGCGTGCCGCCCTATGCGCAGGCGCCGATGCCCCCGCCCTCCCCGCACCCCGGCGGCGGCCCGCTGGGCGCCGGGCCTCCGGACGGGTACACACCGACCGAGCGGGACATCCCCGTGATCCGCCGCGGCGACATCGCCCAGGCGCGGGCCGCGCAGGACCCCCGGCAGGGCGGGGCCCCGGCCCGTGGGCCGCTGTACGTGGTGGGCGACGTGCACGGTTACCTCGACGAGCTCCTCGCCGCCCTGCGCGAGCAGGGCCTGATCGACGCCGACGGCCGCTGGTCGGCCGGCAACACCAGGCTGTGGTTCCTCGGCGACTTCACCGACCGCGGCCCCGACGGCATCGGGGTCATCGACCTCGTCATGCGGCTCTCCGCCGAGGCCGCCGCGGCCGGCGGGTACTGCAAGGCCCTGATGGGCAACCACGAACTCCTCCTCATCGGGGCGAAGAGGTTCGGGGACACCCCGGTGAACTCCGGAGCGGGCACCGCCACCTTCCAGGCCGCATGGCTGCTCAACGGCGGTCAGAAGACCGACATGGAACGGCTCCAGGACGTCCACCTCCAGTGGATGTCCCGGCTCGACGCGGTCGTCGAGGAGGACGGGCATCTGCTGATGCACTCCGACACGACCGCCTACCTCGACTACGGCTCCACCATCGAGGACGTCAACGAGGCGGTGCACGGCATTCTCACCCGGCTCGACGCGGACGAGTGCTGGGAGCTCTTCCGCAAGCTCACCAAGCGGTTCGCCTTCCGGGACGAGGGCGGCGCACAGGCCGTACGGGCGCTGCTGTCGACGTACGGCGGGCAGCGGGTCGTCCACGGTCACAGCCCGATCCCCTATCTGCTCGGCGAGGTCGGGTCGGAGGACGGCGAGGACAGGACCCGCACCGTGGTGGACGGTCCGCACGTGTACGCGGACGGGCTGGCCGTCGCCATGGACGGCGGCGTCACCATGGCCGGAAAGCTACTGGTCGTCCAACTCCCCCTGCATGACTGA
- a CDS encoding LacI family DNA-binding transcriptional regulator, which produces MTAAGKHQVSRTETPRRGGRPGRAGIRDVAAAAGVSITTVSDALNGKGRLPDATRSHVREVAERLGYRPSAAARTLRTGKSGLIGLTVTTYGDEPFTFTEFAYFAEMARAATSAALARGYALVILPATSRHDVWSNVALDGTVVIDPSDQDPVVTELVRQGLPVVSDGRPAGTLPVTAWVDNDHRAAVLDLLDHLSAAGARRIGLLTGTTTDTYTRLSTTAYLHWCERVGQDPVYESYPAHDPCAGAVAADRLLARPDRPDAVYGLFDPNGTDLLAAARRYGLRVPEDLLLVCCSESTVYASTEPPITTLSLKPRRIGTAVVQLLIDAIEGVEHDGPLERVIPTELIVRTSSQRRPPRMTVSAPRSPAGD; this is translated from the coding sequence ATGACAGCAGCAGGGAAGCACCAGGTGAGCCGGACAGAGACGCCCCGGCGCGGCGGCCGGCCGGGACGGGCGGGCATCCGTGATGTCGCGGCAGCGGCCGGCGTCTCCATCACGACCGTCTCCGACGCCCTCAACGGCAAGGGCAGACTTCCGGATGCCACTCGCAGCCACGTCCGCGAGGTCGCCGAGCGGCTGGGCTACCGGCCGTCGGCCGCGGCCCGCACCCTCCGCACGGGCAAGTCCGGGCTCATCGGGCTGACCGTGACCACCTACGGGGATGAACCTTTCACCTTCACGGAATTCGCGTACTTCGCCGAGATGGCGAGGGCCGCCACCTCGGCGGCCCTCGCCCGTGGCTACGCGCTCGTCATCCTGCCCGCCACCTCACGGCACGACGTCTGGTCCAACGTGGCCCTGGACGGCACGGTCGTCATCGATCCGTCCGACCAGGACCCCGTGGTCACCGAGCTCGTCCGGCAGGGCCTGCCCGTCGTGTCGGACGGACGCCCGGCCGGCACGCTGCCCGTCACCGCCTGGGTCGACAACGACCACCGCGCGGCGGTGCTCGACCTCCTCGACCATCTCTCCGCGGCGGGGGCCCGTCGCATCGGGCTGCTGACCGGCACCACCACCGACACCTACACCCGCCTGTCCACGACCGCCTACCTCCACTGGTGCGAGCGGGTCGGACAGGACCCCGTCTACGAGTCGTACCCGGCCCACGACCCCTGCGCGGGCGCGGTCGCGGCCGATCGCCTCCTGGCCCGCCCGGACCGCCCGGACGCCGTCTACGGCTTATTCGACCCCAACGGGACCGATCTGCTGGCGGCCGCCCGCCGTTACGGCCTGCGCGTCCCGGAGGACCTGCTGCTGGTCTGCTGCAGCGAGTCCACGGTCTACGCGTCGACCGAACCCCCCATCACGACGCTCTCCCTCAAGCCGCGCAGAATCGGCACGGCGGTCGTCCAACTGCTCATCGACGCCATCGAGGGCGTCGAACACGACGGGCCGCTGGAGCGGGTGATACCGACGGAACTCATCGTGCGGACGTCCTCGCAACGGCGCCCACCCCGTATGACGGTCAGCGCGCCACGCTCACCGGCGGGGGACTGA
- the hisC gene encoding histidinol-phosphate transaminase, translating to MSETSPKLRAELDGVPAYVPGKPAAAGGPAAFKLSSNENPYPPLSGVMESALAAAAVFNRYPDMACTGLMNELSDRFGVPVSHLATGTGSVGVAQQLLQATSGPGDEVLYAWRSFEAYPIITQISGATSVKVPLTDGEVHDLDAMADAITDRTRMIFVCNPNNPTGTVVRRAELERFLDRVPGDVLVVLDEAYKEFIRDADVPDGIEVYRDRPNVAVLRTFSKAYGLAGLRVGFAVAHEPVAAALRKTAVPFGVSQVAQDAAVASLRAEDELLGRVGALVGERTRVREGLVRQGWTVPESQANFVWLRLGERTLDFAAVCEEAGVTVRPFAGEGVRISIGETEANDILLKVAESYRRGQ from the coding sequence GTGAGCGAGACGAGCCCCAAGCTGCGCGCCGAGCTGGACGGCGTCCCCGCCTATGTGCCGGGTAAGCCGGCGGCCGCCGGTGGGCCGGCCGCCTTCAAGCTGTCCTCCAACGAGAACCCCTATCCGCCGCTGTCGGGGGTGATGGAGTCGGCTCTCGCCGCGGCGGCCGTCTTCAACCGCTACCCGGACATGGCCTGCACCGGTCTGATGAACGAGCTGTCCGACCGGTTCGGTGTGCCGGTCTCCCATCTGGCCACGGGCACCGGTTCGGTCGGGGTGGCGCAGCAGCTGCTCCAGGCCACGTCGGGACCGGGCGACGAGGTCCTCTACGCCTGGCGGTCCTTCGAGGCCTACCCGATCATCACGCAGATCAGCGGGGCGACCTCCGTCAAGGTGCCGCTGACCGACGGGGAGGTGCACGACCTCGACGCGATGGCGGACGCGATCACCGACCGGACCCGGATGATCTTCGTCTGCAACCCCAACAACCCGACCGGCACGGTGGTGCGCAGGGCGGAGCTGGAGCGGTTCCTGGACCGGGTGCCCGGCGATGTGCTGGTCGTCCTGGACGAGGCGTACAAGGAGTTCATCCGGGACGCCGACGTGCCGGACGGGATCGAGGTCTACCGGGACCGGCCCAACGTGGCGGTGCTGCGGACCTTCTCGAAGGCGTACGGCCTGGCGGGGCTGCGGGTCGGCTTCGCGGTGGCGCACGAGCCGGTTGCGGCGGCGCTGCGCAAGACGGCTGTTCCCTTCGGCGTCAGTCAGGTCGCCCAGGACGCGGCGGTCGCCTCGCTGCGTGCCGAGGACGAGCTGCTGGGCCGGGTCGGCGCGCTCGTCGGGGAGCGGACCCGGGTGCGGGAGGGCCTGGTGCGGCAGGGCTGGACCGTTCCGGAGTCGCAGGCCAACTTCGTCTGGCTGAGGCTGGGGGAGCGCACGCTCGACTTCGCCGCCGTCTGCGAGGAGGCGGGCGTGACGGTCCGGCCGTTCGCGGGCGAGGGGGTGCGGATCTCGATCGGGGAGACCGAGGCCAACGACATCCTCCTGAAGGTGGCGGAGTCGTACCGCAGGGGACAGTAG
- a CDS encoding cytochrome ubiquinol oxidase subunit I translates to MDLALAPETLARWQFGITTVYHFLFVPLTISLAALTAGLQTAWVRTDNEKYLRATKFWGKLFLINIAMGVVTGIVQEFQFGMNWSDYSRFVGDVFGAPLAFEALIAFFFESTFIGLWIFGWDKLPKKIHLACIWMVSLGTVLSTFFILAANSWMQHPVGYRINEERGRAELTDFLKVLTQDTALTQFFHTITAAFLVGGAFMVGISAYHLVRKRHITVMRTSLRVGLVTMVAAGMLTAVSGDALGKVMFKQQPMKMAAAEALWEGEDGAPFSLFAVGDVAKGHNDVEVSIPGVLSFLADNTFTSHVPGINDINEQLQETYGPGDYRPNIPVAFWSFRWMIGFGMTSFGLGLLGLWLTRRKFLLPPALRTGEDEVPHLVLFRNKALSPKFARLYWLTALWTMLFPLIANSWGWIFTEMGRQPWVVYGVFQTRDAVSPGVSQGEVLTSMIGFTALYAILAVIEVRLLVKYVKAGPPELTEDDLNPPTRIGGHDQDDADRPMAFSY, encoded by the coding sequence GTGGATCTAGCTCTGGCACCGGAGACCCTGGCGCGATGGCAGTTCGGCATCACCACCGTCTACCACTTCCTGTTCGTCCCCCTCACGATCTCTCTCGCCGCGCTCACGGCCGGCCTGCAGACCGCCTGGGTGCGCACGGACAACGAGAAGTACCTCAGGGCCACGAAGTTCTGGGGAAAGCTGTTCCTGATCAACATCGCCATGGGCGTGGTCACCGGCATCGTCCAGGAGTTCCAGTTCGGCATGAACTGGTCCGACTACTCGCGCTTCGTCGGTGACGTCTTCGGTGCACCGCTGGCCTTCGAGGCGCTCATCGCCTTCTTCTTCGAATCCACCTTCATCGGGCTGTGGATCTTCGGATGGGACAAGCTGCCCAAGAAGATCCATCTGGCCTGCATATGGATGGTCTCCCTCGGAACGGTCCTCTCCACGTTCTTCATCCTGGCGGCCAACTCCTGGATGCAGCACCCGGTCGGCTACCGCATCAACGAGGAACGCGGCCGGGCCGAGCTGACGGACTTCCTCAAGGTGCTCACCCAGGACACCGCGCTCACCCAGTTCTTCCACACCATCACGGCGGCATTCCTCGTCGGCGGCGCCTTCATGGTGGGCATCTCCGCCTACCACCTGGTCCGCAAGAGGCACATCACGGTGATGCGCACCTCACTGCGCGTCGGGCTGGTCACGATGGTCGCCGCCGGGATGCTCACCGCGGTCAGCGGCGACGCCCTCGGCAAGGTGATGTTCAAGCAGCAGCCGATGAAGATGGCCGCCGCCGAGGCCCTGTGGGAGGGAGAGGACGGTGCGCCCTTCTCGCTCTTCGCGGTCGGCGACGTCGCCAAGGGACACAACGACGTGGAGGTCTCCATCCCCGGAGTGCTCTCCTTCCTCGCGGACAACACGTTCACCTCGCACGTCCCCGGCATCAACGACATCAACGAACAACTCCAGGAGACCTACGGCCCCGGCGACTACCGGCCCAACATCCCGGTCGCGTTCTGGAGCTTCCGCTGGATGATCGGCTTCGGCATGACCTCCTTCGGGCTCGGACTGCTGGGGCTGTGGCTGACCCGGAGGAAGTTCCTGCTGCCGCCGGCCCTGCGCACCGGCGAGGACGAGGTGCCCCATCTGGTCCTCTTCAGGAACAAGGCGCTGAGCCCGAAGTTCGCCCGGCTCTACTGGCTCACTGCTCTGTGGACCATGCTCTTCCCCCTGATCGCCAACTCCTGGGGCTGGATCTTCACGGAGATGGGACGACAGCCCTGGGTGGTCTACGGGGTGTTCCAGACCCGGGACGCGGTCTCCCCCGGTGTCTCACAGGGCGAGGTCCTCACCTCCATGATCGGCTTCACCGCGCTCTACGCGATCCTCGCCGTGATCGAGGTCAGGCTGCTCGTCAAGTACGTCAAGGCGGGACCCCCGGAACTCACCGAGGACGACCTGAATCCGCCCACCCGGATCGGTGGACACGACCAGGACGACGCCGACCGGCCGATGGCCTTCTCCTACTGA